The proteins below come from a single Streptomyces spongiicola genomic window:
- a CDS encoding DUF397 domain-containing protein produces MSVKPSSGVGSGVEWVKSSYSTADGPECVEVAAGAGAVQVRDSKHESGPLLGFTSAAWGDFVAYAAGS; encoded by the coding sequence ATGAGTGTGAAGCCTTCGTCCGGGGTCGGTTCCGGGGTGGAGTGGGTCAAGAGCAGTTACAGCACGGCCGACGGCCCCGAGTGCGTGGAGGTCGCGGCGGGGGCCGGTGCGGTGCAGGTCCGTGATTCCAAGCACGAGTCCGGTCCGCTGCTCGGCTTCACGTCCGCGGCATGGGGGGACTTCGTGGCCTACGCGGCGGGGAGTTGA
- a CDS encoding helix-turn-helix domain-containing protein, protein MAGGLGEAGAADGAEEPDPGMESDDDSGAVIAMVGRQVRLWREAAGMRAAELGSAIGYGENQVYKVETGKRIPKPEFLDRADEVLGAGGKLAAMKKDVAEARYPKKVRDLAKLEADAVEMGAYAAAVVHGLLQTEEYARALYQGRRPAFSEDRVERLVAARMARQSVFDRQPSPLLTFVQEETALRRPVGGRMVLRRQLEHLLEVSALRHVEVQVMPTETEEHAGLDGSHQVLKLSDGTAVAHNEVQLTSRLISEPREVQILEMRYGLIRSQALTPRLSRSFVEKLWGEL, encoded by the coding sequence ATGGCGGGTGGGCTCGGCGAGGCCGGTGCGGCGGACGGGGCGGAGGAGCCGGACCCCGGCATGGAGTCGGACGACGACTCGGGCGCGGTGATCGCGATGGTCGGCAGGCAGGTGCGGCTTTGGCGCGAGGCGGCGGGGATGCGGGCGGCGGAGCTTGGCTCGGCCATCGGCTACGGCGAGAACCAGGTCTACAAGGTGGAGACCGGCAAGCGCATCCCGAAGCCGGAGTTCCTGGACCGGGCGGACGAGGTCCTCGGCGCGGGCGGGAAGCTGGCTGCGATGAAGAAGGACGTGGCGGAGGCGAGATATCCGAAGAAGGTCCGGGACCTGGCGAAGCTGGAGGCGGACGCGGTCGAGATGGGTGCGTATGCCGCCGCTGTGGTGCACGGACTGCTGCAGACCGAGGAGTACGCCCGTGCGCTGTACCAGGGGCGGCGGCCTGCCTTCTCGGAGGACCGGGTCGAGCGCCTGGTGGCCGCGCGGATGGCCAGGCAGTCGGTGTTCGACCGGCAGCCCTCGCCCCTTCTCACCTTTGTCCAGGAAGAGACGGCGCTCAGACGGCCGGTCGGGGGCAGAATGGTACTGCGTCGTCAGCTCGAACACCTGCTGGAAGTCAGCGCGTTGCGGCATGTCGAGGTCCAGGTCATGCCGACGGAGACCGAGGAGCACGCGGGCCTGGACGGCTCACATCAGGTGCTCAAACTGAGCGATGGCACGGCTGTTGCGCACAACGAGGTGCAGCTCACCAGCCGTCTGATCAGTGAGCCCAGGGAGGTCCAGATCCTGGAGATGCGGTATGGCCTGATCAGGTCGCAGGCGCTGACTCCTCGGTTGTCGCGGTCCTTTGTCGAGAAGTTGTGGGGAGAACTATGA
- a CDS encoding ATP-binding protein, which translates to MNVEITRTEPSASARQYTVHLSPTRRGARLARLLTTAQLACWGIPSEAAARVVAELAVNAALHGRVAGRDFQLRIAVEDAGRRLRIEVTDTRGDRLPPAPGTLSPPPDDAESGRGLLIVEALAARWGVTQGPVPRKTVWAELDLDLGLVP; encoded by the coding sequence GTGAACGTGGAAATCACCCGAACCGAACCTTCCGCTTCTGCCCGGCAGTACACCGTCCACCTCTCCCCCACCCGCAGGGGAGCCCGGCTCGCCCGGCTGCTCACCACGGCCCAACTGGCCTGCTGGGGCATCCCGTCAGAGGCGGCGGCGCGGGTCGTCGCCGAACTGGCCGTCAACGCCGCGCTCCACGGGCGCGTGGCGGGCAGGGACTTCCAGCTCCGTATCGCCGTCGAGGACGCGGGCAGGCGTCTGCGGATCGAGGTCACCGACACCAGGGGGGACCGGCTGCCTCCCGCCCCCGGCACCCTCTCCCCTCCGCCCGACGACGCCGAGTCGGGGCGCGGCCTGCTGATCGTCGAAGCGCTCGCCGCGCGGTGGGGCGTGACCCAGGGCCCCGTACCGCGCAAGACCGTGTGGGCCGAACTCGACCTCGACCTCGGCCTCGTGCCGTGA
- a CDS encoding aminoglycoside phosphotransferase family protein, protein MSPPQGIEVPAALVASYTRNGGEGERSWIARLPVLVADLLDRWQLERDGSIASGEASLVVPVRRTDGTRAALKLQMPREETTAALIGLRAWNGDGIVRLLDHDPPSGASLLERLDGSRTLASLGDDDVALTTLAGLMARLHSVPAPEGLRGLGDVARDMLASVPAAAAALPDPEDRQRLQRWASAVAELVGEPGDRMLHWDLHYGNVLAAEREPWLAIDPEPLVGDPGFDLWPALDTGWERFHATGEAPRVVRRRFDLLTEVLGLDRRRAAVWTLARLLQNTLWDIEDGRTAIALSQTAVAEALPRH, encoded by the coding sequence ATGAGCCCGCCGCAGGGCATCGAAGTCCCCGCCGCCCTGGTCGCGTCGTACACGAGGAACGGTGGCGAGGGGGAACGGTCCTGGATCGCGCGGCTGCCCGTCCTGGTGGCGGACCTGCTCGACCGGTGGCAGCTGGAGCGCGACGGAAGTATCGCCTCCGGCGAGGCCTCACTGGTGGTGCCGGTGCGCCGCACCGACGGCACCCGCGCCGCGCTCAAGCTCCAGATGCCCCGCGAGGAGACGACCGCCGCGCTGATCGGACTGCGCGCATGGAACGGCGACGGCATCGTGCGGTTGCTCGACCACGACCCGCCGAGCGGCGCCTCGTTGCTGGAGCGCCTGGACGGCTCACGCACTCTGGCGTCCCTCGGGGACGACGACGTGGCCCTGACCACCCTGGCCGGGCTGATGGCCCGGCTGCACTCCGTCCCGGCACCGGAGGGTCTGCGCGGCCTCGGTGACGTCGCACGCGACATGCTGGCGTCCGTACCGGCGGCCGCGGCCGCCCTGCCGGACCCCGAGGACCGGCAGCGGCTGCAACGCTGGGCGTCGGCGGTCGCCGAGCTGGTCGGCGAGCCCGGCGACCGGATGCTGCACTGGGACCTGCACTACGGAAACGTGCTCGCCGCCGAGCGCGAGCCGTGGCTGGCCATCGACCCCGAACCCCTCGTCGGTGACCCGGGCTTCGACCTGTGGCCGGCGCTGGACACCGGCTGGGAGAGGTTCCATGCCACCGGGGAAGCTCCACGGGTGGTGCGGCGCCGTTTCGACCTGCTGACCGAGGTGCTCGGGCTGGACCGCCGGCGGGCGGCCGTCTGGACCCTGGCCCGGCTGCTGCAGAACACCCTGTGGGACATCGAGGACGGCCGGACCGCGATCGCCCTCTCCCAGACGGCCGTGGCCGAGGCGCTGCCCCGCCACTGA
- a CDS encoding YHYH protein, which yields MTPEETDPPRASRPSRPSRPSRRIVLLGGLAAALGVSACGRTMVTGVADATPTTGATAPAASSSVLSTEVTGSYSIRDSTTGTEMDVTVSGSTRSIRANGLPNHTTGDFPNPGNPNTISAQSYAFDLPLYGTKAQELTRFALPQPFGIAINGVLFDPLAAEWYQRDPRSGWTVEAIGPSGTLGLDDNNAHVQPTGAYHYHGMPTGLTGVLKSTAHSPLLGWAGDGFPVYARYGYTDPGDPDSGISDLTSSYRLRSGTRSGGPGGAYDGTYTEDFEFVEGHGLLDQANGRFAVTPEYPDGTYHYVLTAVFPFVPRYFAGTVADSFVKAGGGQGPRPGA from the coding sequence ATGACACCAGAAGAGACCGATCCGCCCCGCGCCTCACGTCCCTCACGTCCCTCACGTCCCTCACGCCGGATCGTCCTGCTCGGCGGCCTCGCCGCCGCCCTCGGCGTGTCCGCCTGCGGAAGGACCATGGTGACGGGCGTCGCCGACGCCACCCCGACGACCGGGGCGACCGCTCCCGCCGCCTCCTCCAGTGTCCTCTCGACCGAGGTCACGGGCAGCTACTCGATCCGCGACAGCACCACCGGGACGGAGATGGACGTCACCGTCAGCGGCAGCACGCGCTCGATCCGCGCCAACGGGCTGCCGAACCACACGACGGGCGACTTCCCCAACCCCGGGAACCCGAACACGATATCGGCACAGTCGTACGCGTTCGATCTACCGCTGTACGGGACGAAGGCGCAGGAACTCACGCGCTTCGCGCTGCCCCAGCCCTTCGGCATCGCGATCAACGGGGTGCTCTTCGATCCCCTCGCCGCGGAGTGGTACCAGCGCGACCCGCGGTCCGGTTGGACGGTCGAGGCCATCGGGCCCTCGGGGACCCTCGGCCTGGACGACAACAACGCCCATGTCCAGCCGACCGGCGCCTACCACTACCACGGGATGCCCACGGGGCTCACGGGTGTCCTGAAGTCCACCGCCCACTCGCCCCTGCTCGGCTGGGCCGGCGACGGATTCCCCGTCTACGCCAGGTACGGCTACACCGACCCCGGGGACCCGGATTCCGGCATCTCCGACCTGACCTCGTCCTACCGTCTGCGGTCCGGGACCAGGAGCGGCGGGCCCGGCGGGGCCTATGACGGTACGTACACCGAGGACTTCGAGTTCGTCGAGGGACACGGCCTGCTCGACCAGGCCAACGGGCGCTTCGCGGTCACGCCCGAGTATCCGGACGGGACGTACCACTACGTCCTGACCGCCGTGTTCCCCTTCGTCCCCCGCTACTTCGCGGGCACCGTCGCGGACAGTTTCGTCAAGGCGGGGGGCGGCCAGGGGCCGCGCCCGGGCGCCTGA
- a CDS encoding acyl-CoA dehydrogenase, whose amino-acid sequence MPDFDLYRPSEEHDMLRETVRSLSEAKIAPFAAAVDEEARFPQEALDALVAADLHAVHVPEEYGGAGADALATVLVIEEVARVCASSSLIPAVNKLGSLPVILSGSEALKKKYLGPLAKGDAMFSYCLSEPDAGSDAAGMKTRAVRDGDFWVLNGVKRWITNAGESEFYTVMAVTDPEKRSKGISAFVVEKSDEGVSFGAPEKKLGIKGSPTREVYLDNVRIPADRMIGAEGTGFATAMKTLDHTRITIAAQALGIAQGALDYAKGYVRERRQFGRPIADFQGVQFMLADMAMKIEAARQLTYAAAAKSERGDADLTFQGAAAKCFASDVAMEVTTDAVQLLGGYGYTRDYPVERMMRDAKITQIYEGTNQVQRIVMARNLP is encoded by the coding sequence GTGCCTGACTTCGACCTGTACCGCCCGTCCGAAGAGCACGACATGCTCAGGGAGACGGTCCGCTCGCTCTCCGAGGCGAAGATCGCGCCGTTCGCGGCCGCGGTAGACGAAGAGGCCCGCTTCCCGCAGGAGGCCCTGGACGCGCTGGTGGCCGCGGACCTGCACGCCGTGCACGTCCCGGAGGAGTACGGCGGCGCCGGCGCGGACGCGCTCGCGACCGTGCTCGTCATCGAGGAGGTCGCCCGGGTCTGCGCCTCGTCCTCGCTGATCCCCGCGGTCAACAAGCTGGGCTCGCTGCCGGTGATCCTCTCCGGTTCCGAGGCGCTGAAGAAGAAGTACCTGGGACCGCTCGCCAAGGGCGACGCGATGTTCTCCTACTGCCTCTCCGAGCCGGACGCGGGCTCCGACGCGGCCGGCATGAAGACCCGCGCGGTGCGCGACGGCGACTTCTGGGTCCTCAACGGTGTGAAGCGCTGGATCACCAACGCCGGCGAGTCCGAGTTCTACACGGTGATGGCCGTCACCGACCCCGAGAAGCGCTCCAAGGGCATCTCCGCCTTCGTCGTGGAGAAGTCGGACGAGGGAGTGTCCTTCGGCGCCCCCGAGAAGAAGCTCGGGATCAAGGGCTCCCCGACCCGCGAGGTCTACCTGGACAACGTCCGCATCCCCGCCGACCGCATGATCGGCGCCGAGGGCACGGGCTTCGCGACCGCCATGAAGACCCTGGACCACACCCGCATCACCATCGCGGCGCAGGCCCTCGGTATCGCGCAGGGCGCCCTCGACTACGCCAAGGGCTATGTGCGCGAACGCCGGCAGTTCGGCAGGCCGATCGCCGACTTCCAGGGCGTCCAGTTCATGCTCGCCGACATGGCGATGAAGATCGAGGCCGCCCGCCAGCTCACGTACGCGGCTGCGGCCAAGTCCGAGCGGGGCGACGCCGATCTCACCTTCCAGGGCGCCGCCGCCAAGTGCTTCGCCTCGGACGTGGCCATGGAGGTGACCACCGACGCCGTCCAGCTCCTCGGCGGCTACGGCTACACCCGCGACTACCCGGTGGAGCGCATGATGCGCGACGCGAAGATCACCCAGATCTACGAGGGCACCAACCAGGTCCAGCGGATCGTGATGGCGAGGAACCTTCCCTAG
- a CDS encoding UDP-glucose dehydrogenase family protein produces MALKITVIGTGYLGATHAAAMAELGFEVLGLDVVPEKVATLAAGRVPMYEPGLEELLERHVAGLEGSSGRLRFTTSWDELEDFGGDVHFVCVNTPQKHGEYACDMSYVDAAFASLAPRVKGGALVVGKSTVPVGSADRLARLLAEHAPEGVDLAWNPEFLREGFAVRDTLHPDRIVAGVDGDRAEKLLREVYATPIAEGSPFVVTDFPTAELVKTSANSFLATKISFINAMAEVCEAAGGDVVRLAEAIGHDDRIGKKFLRAGIGFGGGCLPKDIRAFMARAGELGADQALTFLREVDSINMRRRGHMVELAREAVGGGSFLGTRVAVLGATFKPDSDDVRDSPALNVAGQIHLQGGQVTVYDPKGMDNARLLFPTLGYADSALEAVRGADVVLHLTEWREFRELDPAALGRVASRRIMLDGRNALDGAEWREAGWTYRAMGRPRA; encoded by the coding sequence ATGGCCCTCAAGATCACCGTGATCGGCACCGGGTACCTCGGAGCCACGCACGCAGCGGCCATGGCGGAGCTGGGGTTCGAGGTCCTGGGCCTCGACGTCGTCCCGGAGAAGGTCGCGACGCTGGCCGCGGGCCGGGTACCGATGTACGAGCCGGGCCTGGAGGAACTGCTCGAGCGCCATGTGGCCGGCCTGGAGGGATCCAGCGGGCGGCTGCGCTTCACCACGTCGTGGGACGAGCTGGAGGACTTCGGCGGAGACGTCCACTTCGTCTGCGTGAACACCCCGCAGAAGCACGGCGAGTACGCCTGCGACATGTCGTACGTGGACGCCGCGTTCGCCTCGCTGGCGCCGCGGGTGAAGGGCGGCGCGCTGGTCGTCGGCAAGTCCACCGTGCCGGTCGGCTCCGCGGACCGGCTCGCCCGCCTGCTCGCCGAGCACGCGCCCGAAGGAGTGGACCTGGCCTGGAACCCCGAGTTCCTGCGCGAGGGCTTCGCCGTGCGGGACACCCTGCACCCGGACCGCATCGTGGCGGGGGTGGACGGCGACCGGGCCGAGAAGCTGCTGCGCGAGGTGTACGCCACGCCGATCGCCGAGGGCTCTCCGTTCGTGGTGACGGACTTCCCCACGGCGGAGCTGGTGAAGACCTCCGCGAACTCCTTCCTCGCCACGAAGATCTCGTTCATCAACGCCATGGCGGAGGTGTGCGAGGCGGCCGGCGGCGACGTGGTGAGGCTGGCCGAGGCGATCGGCCACGACGACCGGATCGGCAAGAAGTTCCTGCGGGCCGGGATCGGCTTCGGAGGGGGCTGCCTGCCGAAGGACATCCGGGCGTTCATGGCGCGCGCCGGTGAACTCGGCGCGGACCAGGCGCTGACGTTCCTGCGCGAGGTCGACTCGATCAACATGCGCCGCCGCGGACACATGGTGGAACTCGCCCGGGAGGCCGTGGGCGGCGGGTCCTTCCTGGGCACCCGGGTCGCGGTCCTGGGCGCGACGTTCAAGCCGGACTCGGACGACGTCCGCGACTCGCCGGCGCTGAACGTCGCCGGCCAGATCCACCTCCAGGGCGGCCAGGTCACCGTCTACGACCCCAAGGGCATGGACAACGCCCGCCTGCTCTTCCCGACGCTCGGCTACGCGGACAGCGCGCTGGAGGCGGTGCGCGGCGCGGACGTGGTGCTGCACCTGACGGAGTGGCGCGAGTTCCGTGAGCTGGACCCCGCGGCGCTGGGCCGGGTGGCGTCCCGCCGGATCATGCTCGACGGGCGGAACGCGCTGGACGGGGCGGAGTGGCGCGAGGCCGGCTGGACGTACCGGGCGATGGGCCGGCCCCGCGCCTGA
- a CDS encoding VOC family protein produces MAIAALGTVVLDCADPRALAAFYAEILGAGVEPDGDDWVTLTGYRGTPLAFQAAPGHTAPEWPSPKSSQQFHLDLTVEDMDDAEARVLALGAKPLDAEDRSRGFRVYADPAGHPFCLCAG; encoded by the coding sequence ATGGCCATCGCCGCACTGGGGACCGTCGTCCTGGACTGCGCCGACCCGAGAGCACTCGCCGCCTTCTACGCCGAGATCCTGGGCGCGGGGGTGGAACCGGACGGCGACGACTGGGTCACCCTCACCGGATACCGGGGCACCCCGCTCGCCTTCCAGGCCGCCCCGGGGCACACGGCTCCCGAATGGCCGTCGCCGAAGTCCTCGCAGCAGTTCCACCTCGACCTGACCGTCGAGGACATGGACGACGCGGAGGCCCGGGTGCTGGCGCTCGGCGCGAAGCCGCTGGACGCCGAGGACCGATCCCGCGGCTTCCGCGTCTACGCGGACCCGGCGGGTCACCCGTTCTGCCTCTGCGCAGGCTGA
- a CDS encoding CGNR zinc finger domain-containing protein translates to MNDRAPAPGGLALIESLVNTLSVDTGADALDTEDGRAAFGLGEADVPAARKLREALRAACLAHAGHTAPGHHPSDLNRILAGAPLRVRVDGAGAATLHPATEADGLTSRVAAAIAEAAAEGTWLRLKACEAEDCLWAYYDRSPGGRSRWCSMAVCGSRAKMRAYRARRVG, encoded by the coding sequence ATGAATGACAGAGCCCCGGCACCCGGCGGGCTCGCGCTGATCGAGTCGCTGGTCAACACACTGAGTGTCGACACGGGCGCGGACGCCCTGGACACCGAGGACGGACGCGCGGCGTTCGGGCTCGGAGAGGCGGACGTTCCGGCCGCGAGGAAACTGCGCGAGGCGCTGCGGGCCGCGTGCCTGGCGCACGCCGGTCACACCGCGCCCGGACACCATCCCTCGGACCTGAACCGGATCCTGGCCGGAGCGCCGCTGCGCGTCCGGGTTGACGGCGCCGGCGCCGCGACCCTGCACCCCGCGACCGAAGCGGACGGCCTGACCTCCCGTGTCGCGGCGGCCATCGCGGAGGCGGCCGCCGAGGGGACCTGGCTGCGCCTGAAGGCGTGCGAGGCGGAGGACTGCCTCTGGGCCTACTACGACCGCAGCCCCGGGGGCCGCAGCCGCTGGTGCTCCATGGCGGTCTGCGGCAGCCGCGCGAAGATGCGGGCCTACCGGGCGCGCCGGGTCGGGTAG
- a CDS encoding dipeptidase, translating to MTVDFLAEARSLLTSFPVVDGHNDLPWALREQVRYDLDRRDIATDQTGSLHTDIPRLRSGGVGAQFWSVYVRSDMAGDEAVSATLEQIDVVDRLLARYPADLARALTADDMEAAREEGRIASLMGAEGGHSINNSLATLRALHTLGVRYMTLTHNDNNDWADSATDEPRFGGLSAFGHEVVREMNRTGMLVDLSHVAPTTMRDALDTTAAPVIFSHSSARAICDHPRNIPDDVLERLPANGGVAMATFVPKFVLPAAVAWTSAADENMREHGLHPLDTTEAGMKVQRAYEAAHPRPMASAATVADHLDHMREAAGVDHIGIGGDFDGTAFTPAGLEDVAGYPNLIAELLRRGWSRPDLSKLTWRNAVRVLRDAESAARDLRSRRAPSNATLESTAGTPAP from the coding sequence TTGACCGTGGATTTTCTCGCCGAAGCCCGTTCTCTGCTCACATCCTTTCCCGTCGTCGACGGCCACAACGATCTTCCGTGGGCCCTGCGCGAACAGGTCCGCTACGACCTGGACCGCCGCGACATCGCGACCGACCAGACGGGCAGTCTGCACACCGACATCCCGCGGCTGAGGTCCGGCGGGGTCGGAGCGCAGTTCTGGTCGGTGTACGTGCGCAGCGACATGGCCGGTGACGAGGCGGTCAGCGCCACGCTGGAGCAGATCGACGTGGTGGACCGGCTGCTCGCCCGCTATCCGGCGGACCTGGCGCGCGCCCTGACCGCCGACGACATGGAGGCGGCGCGCGAGGAGGGCCGGATCGCCTCCCTGATGGGTGCGGAGGGCGGCCACTCCATCAACAACTCGCTCGCCACGCTGCGGGCGCTGCACACGCTGGGCGTCCGCTACATGACGCTGACACACAACGACAACAACGACTGGGCGGACTCGGCGACCGACGAGCCCCGGTTCGGCGGGCTGTCGGCGTTCGGCCACGAGGTGGTGCGGGAGATGAACCGCACGGGCATGCTCGTCGACCTCTCGCACGTCGCCCCGACGACGATGCGCGACGCCCTGGACACCACCGCCGCTCCGGTGATCTTCTCCCACTCCTCAGCCCGGGCGATCTGCGACCACCCGCGGAACATCCCCGACGACGTGCTGGAACGGCTTCCGGCGAACGGCGGCGTGGCGATGGCGACGTTCGTCCCGAAGTTCGTCCTCCCGGCGGCGGTCGCCTGGACCAGCGCGGCGGACGAGAACATGCGGGAACACGGCCTGCACCCCCTCGACACCACCGAGGCGGGCATGAAGGTCCAGCGGGCGTACGAGGCCGCGCATCCGCGCCCGATGGCGTCGGCGGCCACCGTCGCCGACCACCTCGACCATATGCGCGAGGCGGCCGGTGTCGATCACATCGGTATCGGCGGCGACTTCGACGGCACCGCGTTCACCCCGGCGGGTCTGGAGGACGTCGCGGGGTACCCCAACCTGATCGCGGAACTCCTCCGCCGCGGCTGGTCCCGCCCGGACCTGTCCAAGCTCACCTGGCGGAACGCCGTCCGCGTCCTCCGCGACGCGGAATCCGCAGCCCGGGACCTCCGGTCCCGCCGCGCCCCCTCCAACGCGACGCTCGAGTCGACGGCGGGCACGCCCGCACCGTGA
- the purE gene encoding 5-(carboxyamino)imidazole ribonucleotide mutase, which yields MTTAPDSAPLVGIVMGSDSDWPVMENAAQALDEFEIPYEVDVVSAHRMPREMIAYGEQAAGRGLKAIIAGAGGAAHLPGMLASVTPLPVIGVPVPLKHLDGMDSLLSIVQMPAGVPVATVSVAGARNAGLLAARILATQDADLLARMRDFQQELNDQATEKGRRLRTKVEGSAAFGFGK from the coding sequence ATGACCACCGCTCCCGACTCGGCACCCCTGGTCGGCATCGTGATGGGCTCGGACTCCGACTGGCCCGTCATGGAGAACGCCGCCCAGGCCCTGGACGAGTTCGAGATCCCCTACGAGGTGGACGTCGTCTCCGCGCACCGCATGCCGCGCGAGATGATCGCTTACGGCGAGCAGGCGGCCGGCCGCGGACTGAAGGCGATCATCGCGGGCGCGGGCGGAGCCGCCCACCTGCCCGGCATGCTCGCCTCCGTCACCCCCCTGCCCGTGATCGGCGTGCCCGTGCCGCTGAAGCACCTCGACGGCATGGACTCGCTGCTGTCGATCGTGCAGATGCCCGCCGGGGTGCCGGTCGCGACCGTGTCGGTGGCCGGGGCACGGAACGCCGGACTGCTCGCGGCCCGGATCCTCGCCACCCAGGACGCCGACCTGCTGGCCCGGATGCGGGACTTCCAGCAGGAGCTGAACGACCAGGCGACGGAGAAGGGGAGGCGCCTGCGCACGAAGGTGGAGGGGTCCGCGGCGTTCGGCTTCGGCAAGTAG
- a CDS encoding 5-(carboxyamino)imidazole ribonucleotide synthase gives MTFPVVGMVGGGQLARMTHEAGIPLGIRFKLLSDTPQDSAALVAGEVVVGDYRDLDTLRDFARGCDVITFDHEHVPTGHLRALESEGVPVRPGPDALVHAQDKGVMRARLDAIGAPGPRHRIVADPADAAAFAAEVGGFPVILKTVRGGYDGKGVWFVRSEEDAAPPFRAGVPVLAEEKVAFRRELAANVVRSPHGQAVAYPVVESRQVGGVCDTVIAPAPDLDGELAGQAQQLALRIAQELGVVGHLAVELFETADGRILVNELAMRPHNSGHWTQDGAVTSQFANHVRAVLDLPLGDPRPRAAWTVMANVLGGDYPDMYQGYLHCMARDPQLKIHMYGKDVKPGRKVGHVNTYGDDLDDVLARARHAADYLRGTITE, from the coding sequence GTGACGTTCCCCGTAGTCGGCATGGTCGGCGGCGGACAGCTCGCCCGTATGACACACGAGGCAGGCATCCCCCTCGGCATCAGGTTCAAGCTCCTCAGTGACACCCCCCAGGACTCGGCGGCCCTGGTCGCCGGCGAGGTCGTCGTCGGCGACTACCGGGACCTGGACACCCTCCGTGACTTCGCCCGCGGCTGCGACGTGATCACCTTCGACCACGAGCACGTGCCCACCGGGCACCTGCGGGCCCTGGAGTCGGAGGGCGTCCCCGTCCGCCCGGGCCCGGACGCCCTGGTGCACGCCCAGGACAAGGGGGTGATGCGGGCACGGCTCGACGCCATCGGCGCTCCCGGCCCGCGCCACCGCATCGTCGCCGACCCGGCGGACGCGGCGGCCTTCGCCGCGGAGGTGGGGGGCTTCCCGGTGATCCTGAAGACCGTGCGCGGCGGCTACGACGGCAAGGGCGTGTGGTTCGTCCGGAGCGAGGAGGACGCCGCGCCGCCGTTCCGCGCCGGCGTGCCCGTCCTCGCCGAGGAGAAGGTCGCCTTCCGCCGCGAGCTGGCCGCCAACGTCGTCCGGTCCCCGCACGGCCAGGCGGTCGCCTACCCCGTGGTGGAGTCCCGGCAGGTCGGCGGCGTCTGCGACACCGTGATCGCCCCCGCCCCGGACCTCGACGGGGAACTGGCCGGGCAGGCCCAGCAACTCGCCCTGCGCATCGCGCAGGAGCTCGGGGTGGTCGGCCATCTGGCGGTCGAGCTCTTCGAGACCGCGGACGGCCGCATCCTCGTCAACGAACTCGCGATGCGCCCCCACAACTCCGGGCACTGGACCCAGGACGGAGCCGTCACGTCCCAGTTCGCCAACCACGTGCGGGCCGTGCTCGACCTGCCGCTCGGCGACCCCCGGCCCCGGGCGGCCTGGACGGTCATGGCCAACGTCCTCGGCGGCGACTACCCGGACATGTACCAGGGCTATCTGCACTGCATGGCCCGGGACCCGCAGCTGAAGATCCACATGTACGGCAAGGACGTGAAGCCGGGCCGCAAGGTCGGGCACGTCAACACCTACGGCGACGACCTGGACGACGTGCTCGCGCGCGCCCGCCACGCGGCCGACTACCTCAGAGGAACGATCACCGAATGA
- a CDS encoding GtrA family protein → MSERGALRVRLNRLAREVAKFGAVGAMGLLVNMAAFNLLRGTTEIPVVRASLLATVIAILFNYVGFRHFTYRDRDKSGRTRELSLFLLFSAVGLVIENGVLYVATYGFGWDGPLQSNVFKVLGIAVATLFRFWSYRTWVFRALPAREAVQTAESFLEQRRTEQPDRVGS, encoded by the coding sequence ATGAGCGAACGGGGCGCACTGCGTGTGCGACTGAACCGGCTCGCGCGCGAGGTCGCCAAGTTCGGCGCCGTCGGCGCCATGGGCCTCCTCGTCAACATGGCCGCCTTCAACCTGCTGCGGGGGACCACCGAGATCCCGGTGGTACGCGCCAGCCTGCTCGCCACGGTCATCGCGATCCTGTTCAACTACGTGGGTTTTCGCCACTTCACCTACCGGGATCGGGACAAGAGCGGCCGCACCAGGGAACTCAGCCTGTTCCTGCTGTTCAGCGCGGTCGGCCTGGTGATCGAGAACGGTGTGCTGTACGTCGCGACCTACGGCTTCGGCTGGGACGGCCCGCTGCAGAGCAATGTGTTCAAGGTCCTCGGTATCGCCGTGGCGACACTGTTCCGCTTCTGGTCGTACCGCACCTGGGTGTTCCGGGCCCTGCCCGCCCGCGAGGCCGTGCAGACCGCCGAATCGTTCCTGGAGCAGCGGCGTACGGAGCAGCCCGACCGCGTCGGCAGCTGA